The stretch of DNA TCGCGGAGACCCGTTCCGGTTGCCTCCCGCGCCTCGGCCGACGACGGTGGTTCACCGCTCCGCCGCAGTTCATGGCACTATTGTGAGCAATTACTCAGGTCTTGCGCCACTCGCTTTCGAGGCGCTGTGCAGGAGGTGTCATGACGACCGGCCGTCGCGGACTTCAGCCACGTAAACAGCCACGCCAGGCCCGGGCCGAGCTCACCAGGCAGCGCATCCTCACCGCCGCTGCTCACGTTTTCGCCGAGTACGGGTATGCCGCCGGGACCACCAATCGCATCGCCGAGCGCGCCCGGATCTCGATCGGCTCGCTGTATCAGTACTATCCGAACAAGGATGCGATCCTGGCCGAGTTGCTGATCCGTCACCTCGACACCGGGGGCGACGCCATCAGGAGCCGCCAGGACGAGGACGAACCCGACTCCCTGGAAGAGATCATCCGCGGCTTCGCGCGCCCCGTGATCGCGAACCATCTCGACGACCCGCAGCTGCTCCGCGTCATGATGGAACACGGGCCACGGTCGCCCGAGTTGCTCGAGAAGATCGCCCGGCACGAGCGCGAACGGATCGCCTATACCCAGGAGTTGCTCGAGCGCCATCCCGAGGTCCGGGTCGAGGACACCTACGTCGCCGCCCGGCTCGTGGTGTCCACGGTCGAGCTCGTCGTCCACCATCTCATCGCGGCGCCGGACTCCGTCGACACCACCCGGCTGGAGAACGAACTGGTCGCGATGATCACCAGCTATCTCACGGCCGCGCCGGGCGGGGGAGGCGCGGTTGAGCGGCCACGGAACGAGGGACGGGCACCCGGTGACCCAGGTGCCCGCCCCTCGTGATGCGTGAGGTGTGAGGTGTGAGGTGTGAATCGCGTGATGCGGACCGCGGGCGTCAGTCGATCGTGATGATGGGCTTGCGCAGGTCGAACCATGTCGCCAGGTCGAGGGCGCGTTCGATGGTGGCGCGCTGCTGAGTGGTGATGACCTCCGCCGGTGCGTCGAGCGCCTCCCTCAGCGTCTCGGTGCGGCACAGTTCGAGGGCCGGGTGTCCGGAGGTGATGAGGTCGCCCGCCTGGCGCCTGATGGCGGCGAGGTAGGCGGGGTCGAAGCTGCCGGGGTAACCGCTCTTCTTGCGGTTGGCCACGGACTCGGGCAGCACATCACGGGTGGCCTCGCGCAGAATGCTCTTCTCCCGCCCGTCGAACGTCTTCAGCGACCAGGGCGTGTTGAAGACGTAGGAGACGAGGCGGTGGTCGCAGAACGGCACCCTGACCTCCAGCCCGACGGCCATGCTCATCCGGTCCTTGCGGTCGAGCAGGGTGTTGACCATGCGGGTGAGGTGCAGATAGCAGACCTGCCGCATGCGCTTCTCCAGACCGGTCTCGCCGTCCTTGAGTGGGACTTCGTCCAGGGCGCTGAGGTACTGGTCGTGCAGGTAGGTGTCCAGGTCGAGCTTCTCGGTGAGGTCCTCGGACAGCAGGCCCTTGGTGTCGCCGAGCGTCAGTCCTCCGGCGAGCCACGGGAAGGTGTCGGCCTCGCGCCGCTCGTCGTGGAACCACGGGTAGCCACCGAAGACCTCATCGGCCGACTCGCCCGACAGGGCCACGGTCGACTGTTCGCGAACGGCCTTGAACAGCAGATAGAGCGAGTTGTCCCGGTCGCCGAGCCCGATGGGCAGATCCCTCGCCGCGATGGCCGCCTGCCTGACGGCCGGGTCGGACAGGGCGGAGCCGTCGAGGATGATGTCCCGGTGGTCGCACTTCACATGCTCGGCCACGGCGTGCACATACGGCGTGTCGACGCTGGGCGCCACGTCGATCGCGCGGAAGTTCTCCGCCTGCCCGGGGAAGTCCACGGCGAAGCTGCGGACGGTCTCGCCGTGTTCGCCGAGCTTGCGGGCGGCGAGCGAGGTCATGGCCGAGGAGTCGAGCCCCCCGGAGAGCAAGGTGCAGCGGGGCACATCGGCGACGAGCTGACGGGCGATGATGTCCTCCAGCAGCTCCCGCACATGGGCGACGGTCGTCTCCTGGTCATCGGTGTGCTCGGAGACCTCCAGACGCCAGTACGCCTGCTCGCGAAGCCCATTGCGGTCGACGACGGCGATGTGGCCGGGGCGCAGCTCCTTCATGCCCTTCCAGATCGCGTGGCCCGGGGTCTTGGCGAAGGAGAAGATCTCCCGCAGCCCGTCCAGGCCGACCTCGGGGGCGGCGAGCGGATTGGCGAGAA from Streptomyces asiaticus encodes:
- a CDS encoding TetR/AcrR family transcriptional regulator — its product is MTTGRRGLQPRKQPRQARAELTRQRILTAAAHVFAEYGYAAGTTNRIAERARISIGSLYQYYPNKDAILAELLIRHLDTGGDAIRSRQDEDEPDSLEEIIRGFARPVIANHLDDPQLLRVMMEHGPRSPELLEKIARHERERIAYTQELLERHPEVRVEDTYVAARLVVSTVELVVHHLIAAPDSVDTTRLENELVAMITSYLTAAPGGGGAVERPRNEGRAPGDPGARPS
- the asnB gene encoding asparagine synthase (glutamine-hydrolyzing); its protein translation is MCGITGWVSYRRDLTSHRQVLDTMTETMACRGPDAAGAWVTGRAALGHRRLAVIDLPGGAQPMAVDTADGPVSMVYSGEAYNFTELRDELRRRGHSFTTDSDTEVVLRGYVEWGESLTEKLNGMYAFAIWDSRTEKLVMIRDRMGIKPFYYYETDDGVLFGSEPKAILANPLAAPEVGLDGLREIFSFAKTPGHAIWKGMKELRPGHIAVVDRNGLREQAYWRLEVSEHTDDQETTVAHVRELLEDIIARQLVADVPRCTLLSGGLDSSAMTSLAARKLGEHGETVRSFAVDFPGQAENFRAIDVAPSVDTPYVHAVAEHVKCDHRDIILDGSALSDPAVRQAAIAARDLPIGLGDRDNSLYLLFKAVREQSTVALSGESADEVFGGYPWFHDERREADTFPWLAGGLTLGDTKGLLSEDLTEKLDLDTYLHDQYLSALDEVPLKDGETGLEKRMRQVCYLHLTRMVNTLLDRKDRMSMAVGLEVRVPFCDHRLVSYVFNTPWSLKTFDGREKSILREATRDVLPESVANRKKSGYPGSFDPAYLAAIRRQAGDLITSGHPALELCRTETLREALDAPAEVITTQQRATIERALDLATWFDLRKPIITID